Proteins from a genomic interval of Methanofollis formosanus:
- a CDS encoding FecCD family ABC transporter permease: MNAMRSARKWTTIGFLVGLPLFLFVVSFFLGRYAIDPVTAIQIIVAAIIEAIPACPISIPHTWPTVMDTVVLKIRLPRICAAMLVGAGLAISGAAFQGLFRNPLVSPHILGVASGAGFGAALGILISGSMFVVQSLAFTFGIVAVVATYLLARVYRTTPTLVLVLAGIIVSAFFQAMISLTKYVADPYEKLPAIVFWMMGSLADVRVSDLYIIGPLIIVCIIILLLIRWRINILSVGDEEAKALGINTTRMTQIIIVCATVITAMAVCISGIIGWVGLVVPHIARMIVGPDYKKILPVSVVIGACYLLVVDDIARTLTAAEIPLGILTAVIGAPVFAYLLKFRKVGWE, encoded by the coding sequence ATGAACGCGATGCGATCGGCCCGGAAATGGACGACCATCGGGTTTCTTGTCGGCCTCCCACTTTTTTTGTTTGTGGTCTCATTCTTTCTCGGACGGTATGCTATCGATCCCGTCACCGCCATTCAGATCATCGTAGCGGCGATCATCGAAGCCATCCCGGCCTGCCCCATCTCGATCCCCCACACCTGGCCGACGGTGATGGACACCGTCGTCCTCAAGATCAGGCTCCCTCGCATCTGCGCGGCCATGCTGGTGGGTGCCGGACTTGCCATATCGGGTGCGGCCTTTCAGGGACTCTTCAGAAACCCGCTGGTCTCCCCTCACATCCTCGGTGTTGCCTCGGGTGCGGGGTTCGGGGCGGCGCTGGGCATCCTGATCTCAGGATCCATGTTCGTGGTCCAGAGCCTCGCCTTCACCTTCGGGATCGTCGCCGTCGTGGCAACTTACCTGCTGGCGCGGGTCTATCGCACCACCCCCACCCTCGTCCTCGTTCTCGCCGGTATCATCGTCAGCGCCTTCTTCCAGGCGATGATCTCGCTCACGAAATATGTCGCCGACCCCTATGAGAAACTCCCTGCCATCGTCTTCTGGATGATGGGGAGTCTCGCAGACGTCAGGGTCAGCGACCTGTATATCATCGGCCCCCTGATCATCGTATGTATCATTATTCTTCTCCTGATCAGATGGCGGATCAACATCCTCTCGGTAGGAGACGAGGAAGCAAAGGCGCTCGGCATCAACACCACCAGAATGACCCAGATCATCATCGTCTGCGCCACCGTCATCACCGCGATGGCCGTCTGCATCAGCGGTATCATCGGATGGGTGGGACTCGTCGTCCCCCATATCGCCCGGATGATCGTCGGCCCTGACTACAAGAAGATCCTGCCGGTCTCGGTGGTGATCGGGGCGTGCTATCTTCTCGTCGTCGACGACATCGCCCGGACCCTCACCGCCGCCGAGATCCCGCTCGGCATCCTCACCGCCGTGATCGGGGCACCGGTCTTTGCGTACTTGCTGAAGTTCAGGAAGGTGGGATGGGAATGA
- a CDS encoding class I SAM-dependent methyltransferase, with protein MKKGDQKGVFTDKKSAEEFNRLARTVFAPVNAAVARQIVQECGVGSGTAVDIGSGPGHLAIELARITDLTIVSLDISPCVRPVAVENIRAAGLSDRITAVTGDAAQIPLSDASVDLAVSKGSVFFWPEPAAAFREIRRVLRRGGEAWIGGGFGSSAILQGVGEQMDRFDPTWIDGVRERLGDRTAERFREELNDAGIEEYTILHDPWQLWIRFQGGKG; from the coding sequence ATGAAAAAAGGGGATCAAAAAGGAGTTTTTACCGACAAAAAATCGGCAGAAGAGTTCAACCGCCTCGCCCGCACGGTCTTCGCCCCGGTCAACGCCGCCGTCGCCCGCCAGATCGTGCAGGAGTGTGGAGTCGGCAGTGGCACGGCCGTCGATATCGGGAGCGGGCCGGGCCACCTTGCAATCGAACTGGCGCGGATCACCGACCTGACGATCGTTTCCCTCGACATCTCGCCGTGCGTGCGTCCGGTGGCGGTCGAGAACATCAGGGCCGCCGGGCTTTCCGACCGGATCACGGCCGTCACCGGCGACGCCGCACAGATCCCTCTCTCCGACGCCTCGGTCGACCTCGCCGTCAGCAAGGGTTCCGTCTTCTTCTGGCCCGAACCGGCGGCAGCATTCAGGGAGATCAGGCGGGTGCTCAGGCGCGGCGGAGAGGCCTGGATCGGCGGAGGATTCGGAAGCTCCGCTATTCTTCAGGGGGTCGGAGAGCAGATGGACCGGTTCGATCCGACATGGATCGACGGGGTGCGGGAGCGCCTCGGGGACCGGACGGCAGAACGGTTCAGAGAGGAACTGAACGACGCCGGCATTGAGGAGTATACCATCCTCCATGACCCCTGGCAACTCTGGATCCGTTTCCAGGGAGGAAAAGGATGA